The following are from one region of the Osmerus mordax isolate fOsmMor3 chromosome 1, fOsmMor3.pri, whole genome shotgun sequence genome:
- the LOC136942189 gene encoding CTTNBP2 N-terminal-like protein, whose amino-acid sequence MLDFLKASNGHMKECKLSMETLSRAELLSLLCVLEGELQARDQALQALRAQRRDLYIQERYGKYSLSDPFLALQRDGEAVGGQAPWGPGAVATTSPLVVLRLVVGHCRTMQEKMLVQLAAAETRHRRVIADLEEERRRHAEDTAEGDDVTYILEKERERLLQQLEFERGQVRRQEKQQRRQQEEERSRQQLSRALASRLEQEQQEAQGLRARLEEERRRALRMEAQLEEQLAEFDTEREQLRARLRKEEAQGGRLQEQLEEMRRELGRKVLSRQGQIWEPPVSPPLRVNGPHSLHSPQGVQILEAERLAQDQNNDQNTQLPPGPAPASPTASNPASTPVLAPLSISTPSATSTPATASPTASTPPPASTPASTPAPASTPSSAQLSQSSTVPSLTSCPNPSVSPNPSLNPNPSLNPHHSLSPHHSSSPNTSPNPSLSPNPSLSPHHSSSPNTNPSLSPNPSLSPNPSLSPNPSLSSNPSPSYQSSYQAGIHQRFHAARHKFEGQADPESPVPQGALPPGDAPPSPGPPPEASPIRQLARSTVTQVLSRFTTQQGASKPTSSNSSPFGTDYRHLAPSSPVTARASGASPLGLRSPIIPRADRGIPPPIPPKKPGLAQSPASPGPSPRAGHMTERSASCALTSSQDGVKELDRVVSSTS is encoded by the exons GCCCAGCGTAGAGACCTGTACATCCAGGAGCGTTATGGGAAGTATTCCCTGAGCGACCCCTTCCTGGCCCTGCAAAGAGatggggaggctgtggggggcCAGGCACCATGGGGGCCGGGGGCTGTGGCCACCACCAGCCCCCTGGTGGTCCTCAGGTTGGTGGTGGGCCACTGCAGGACGATGCAGGAGAAGATGCTGGTACAGCTGGCTGCAGCAGAGACTCGACACcgcagg GTCATCgcagacctggaggaggagaggcgcagGCATGCAGAGGACACAGCGGAGGGAGACGATGTCACCTACatcctggagaaggagagagagcgtctGCTCCAGCAG ctggagTTCGAGCGCGGCCAGGTGCGTCGGCAGGAGAAGCAGCAGCgcaggcagcaggaggaggagaggagccggcAGCAGCTGTCCCGAGCCCTGGCCTCCCGGctggagcaggagcagcaggaggcgcAGGGCCTCCGGGcccggctggaggaggagcggaggagggccCTGAGGATGGAGGcgcagctggaggagcagctggcTGAGTTCGACACGGAGAGGGAGCAGCTAAGAGCCCgtctgaggaaggaggaggcacAGGGAGGGCGTCTTCAGGAAcagctggaggagatgaggagggagctgggg AGGAAGGTTCTGTCTAGGCAGGGCCAGATCTGGGAgccgcctgtctctcctcctctgagagTGAACGGCCcccacagcctccacagcccccaGGGTGTCCAGATcctggaggctgagaggctggctcAGGACCAGAACAACGACCAAAACACACAGCTACCCCCCGGgcctgcccctgcctcccccacagcctctaacccagcctccacccctgtcCTGGCTCCCCTTTCTATCTCCACCCCTAGCGCTACCTCCACTCCTGCCACTGCCTCCCCGacagcctccacccctcccccagcctccacaccggcctccacccctgccccagcctctacacCTTCCTCTGCCCAGCTCTCCCAGAGCAGCACAgtcccctctctcacttcctgccccaaccccagcgtcagccctaaccccagcctcaaccctaaccccagcctcaaccctcaccacagcctcagccctcaCCACAGCTCCAGCCCAAACactagccccaaccccagcctcagccctaaccccagcctcagccctcaccACAGCTCCAGCCCAAACACTAACCCCAGTCtcagccctaaccccagcctcagccctaaccccagcctcagccctaaccccagcctcagttctaaccccagccccagctaccAGTCGTCCTACCAGGCAGGCATCCACCAGCGCTTCCATGCTGCTCGCCACAAGTTTGAGGGCCAGGCTGACCCAGAGTCCCCTGTTCCCCAGGGCGCCCTGCCCCCTGGGGACGCACCTCCGTCACCCGGGCCCCCTCCGGAGGCCAGCCCCATCAGGCAGCTAGCCCGCAGCACCGTCACCCAGGTCCTGTCCCGCTTCACCACCCAGCAGGGGGCCTCCAAACCCACCTCCTCCAACAGCTCTCCCTTCGGCACCGACTATCGCCAcctggccccctcctcccccgtcacCGCGAGGGCCTCGGGAGCCTCCCCTCTGGGGCTCCGCTCCCCCATCATCCCCCGCGCCGACCGGGggatccctccccccatcccccccaagaAGCCCGGCCTGGCTCagtcccccgcctcccccggccccagccccagggccGGACACATGACGGAGCGGTCGGCCAGCTGTGCTCTCACCTCCAGCCAGGACGGGGTCAAGGAGCTGGacagggtggtgtcgtccaccAGCTAG